One Cedecea neteri DNA segment encodes these proteins:
- a CDS encoding HlyD family type I secretion periplasmic adaptor subunit yields the protein MDDPDIQRESEFSGASRIILLITLLFALFGVWAWFGTLDEVSTGTGKVVPSSREQILQSLDGGIVTELLVHEGDKVQAGQIVARLDPTRSESNVGESTARYRASLASSARLYAEVNDQPLKFPDSLKAFPDLIASETRLYKTRRAQLNDSEAELRDALTSVNKELDITQRLVKSGAASHVEVLRLQRQKSDLGLRITDLRSQYYVQAREALSKANAEVDMLDAIIKGREDSVTRMTVRSPVRGIVKNIQVTTIGGVIPPNGEMMEIVPVDDHLLIEARLSPRDIAFIHPGQRALVKITAYDYAIYGGLEGTVETISPDTIQDKVKPEIVYYRVFIRTNQDYLVNKVGHHFSISPGMVATVDIKTGQKTIVEYLIKPFNRAREALRER from the coding sequence ATGGATGACCCGGACATCCAGCGCGAAAGCGAATTCTCCGGGGCGAGCCGCATTATCCTGCTCATCACGCTGCTGTTTGCTCTGTTCGGCGTCTGGGCGTGGTTCGGCACGCTGGACGAAGTCTCCACCGGCACCGGGAAAGTGGTGCCGAGTTCCCGCGAGCAGATTTTGCAGTCGCTGGACGGCGGGATAGTCACCGAGCTGCTGGTGCACGAGGGCGACAAAGTGCAGGCCGGGCAAATCGTCGCCCGTCTCGACCCGACCCGCTCCGAGTCCAACGTCGGGGAAAGCACGGCTCGCTACCGCGCTTCTCTGGCCTCCAGCGCGCGACTTTACGCGGAAGTGAACGACCAGCCGCTGAAGTTCCCGGACTCACTCAAAGCGTTCCCGGACCTGATCGCCTCCGAAACCCGGCTGTATAAAACCCGCCGGGCGCAGCTGAACGACTCCGAAGCCGAGCTGCGGGACGCGCTGACGTCGGTCAATAAAGAGCTGGATATCACCCAGCGGCTGGTGAAAAGCGGCGCAGCGAGCCACGTAGAAGTGCTGCGCCTGCAGCGGCAGAAAAGCGACCTGGGCCTGAGAATTACCGACCTGCGCTCGCAGTATTACGTGCAGGCGCGCGAGGCGTTATCGAAGGCCAATGCCGAAGTGGATATGCTGGACGCCATCATCAAAGGCCGTGAAGATTCGGTCACCCGCATGACTGTGCGCTCCCCGGTGCGCGGCATCGTGAAGAACATCCAGGTGACCACCATCGGCGGCGTTATTCCGCCGAACGGCGAAATGATGGAAATTGTGCCGGTGGACGATCACCTGCTGATTGAGGCGCGGCTCTCCCCGCGCGACATTGCCTTTATTCATCCAGGCCAGCGCGCGCTGGTGAAAATCACCGCCTACGATTACGCCATTTATGGCGGGCTGGAAGGCACCGTGGAAACCATCTCCCCGGACACCATTCAGGACAAAGTGAAGCCGGAAATCGTCTACTACCGGGTGTTTATCCGCACCAACCAGGACTACCTGGTGAACAAAGTCGGCCACCATTTCTCCATCTCACCGGGGATGGTGGCGACCGTGGACATTAAAACCGGGCAGAAAACCATCGTTGAGTACCTGATTAAGCCGTTCAACCGCGCCCGCGAGGCGCTGCGCGAACGTTAA
- a CDS encoding type I secretion system permease/ATPase has product MSQTASPAGEFLSEQALTQWAHAISHVAGHYRVVCSPGTIQANAPWFKDKTKVAALTQLSRQAGLSFHLLGNTEKAISQWRLPVVVDLANGQIAVIEQFDGEDTVDICYFDEERHTNRQSLSKLLPEIRFVAALRPLSALKDSRVDAYISRFSPDWMKELIMLDIRPYGPVMLAAFWVNVLSLAGILFSMQVYDRVIPAQSYPTLYVLATGVLIAVVFGFILKVTRSNIMDVLGKRADMRISDRVFSHALRLRNSAVPRSTGSFISQLRELEQIREMITSSTISTIVDLPFFILFVGVLAIIAPQLAWIAPVAAIVMVLPGLLLQKKLATLANQAAHESTLRNAVLVESVQGLEDIKLMQAENRFLQQWNSYIRITAESGLKTRELTQGLISWGITIQSLVFVVVVLFGAPLVIEGEMTTGAMVAASMLASRMIAPMANLCGVLARWQQVKAAKQGLDSIMQLPVETQRDENLIHKDILHGHYLFESAQFKYHSEDPRIPLRIARLEIQRGERIAVLGRNGAGKSTLLQALAGGVDLASGEARLDDLAMSQIDMADLRRNIGFLSQNARLFYGTLRENLTLGAPHASDEAIFEALDVSGASNFVKHLPKGLDHPIMEGGSGLSGGQRQSILLARMLLRSPNIVLLDEPTASLDDHTEREFIQRLNQWLGHRTLVVATHRVPVLELVERVLVLKDGQLVMDAPKAQALGAARPAQAQAPAAAQTPPREWNNENQSA; this is encoded by the coding sequence ATGAGCCAGACAGCCTCTCCCGCCGGGGAGTTTTTAAGCGAACAGGCCCTGACCCAATGGGCCCACGCCATCAGTCACGTCGCCGGACACTACCGCGTGGTTTGCTCTCCCGGCACCATTCAGGCCAACGCCCCGTGGTTCAAGGACAAAACCAAAGTCGCCGCGCTGACCCAACTTTCGCGCCAGGCCGGGCTTTCCTTCCACCTGCTCGGCAACACCGAAAAAGCGATATCCCAGTGGCGGCTGCCGGTGGTGGTGGACTTAGCCAACGGCCAGATCGCGGTGATCGAGCAGTTTGACGGCGAAGACACCGTGGATATCTGCTACTTCGACGAAGAACGCCACACCAACCGCCAGTCGCTCAGCAAGCTGCTGCCGGAGATCCGCTTTGTGGCCGCCCTGCGCCCGCTTTCGGCGCTGAAAGACAGCCGCGTCGACGCCTATATCTCACGCTTCAGCCCGGACTGGATGAAAGAGCTGATCATGCTGGATATTCGCCCGTACGGCCCGGTAATGCTGGCGGCGTTTTGGGTGAACGTGCTGTCGCTGGCCGGGATCCTGTTCTCGATGCAGGTGTACGACCGGGTGATCCCGGCCCAGTCGTACCCGACGCTGTACGTGCTGGCGACCGGGGTACTGATCGCCGTGGTGTTCGGCTTCATCCTGAAGGTCACGCGCAGCAACATCATGGACGTGCTGGGCAAGCGGGCCGACATGCGCATTTCGGATCGAGTGTTCAGCCACGCCCTGCGGCTGCGCAACAGCGCCGTGCCCCGCTCCACCGGCAGCTTTATTTCTCAGCTGCGCGAGCTGGAGCAGATCCGCGAGATGATCACCTCCTCGACCATCTCCACGATCGTCGATCTGCCGTTCTTTATCTTGTTCGTTGGGGTGCTGGCGATCATCGCCCCGCAGCTAGCGTGGATCGCCCCGGTCGCCGCCATCGTGATGGTGCTGCCCGGCCTGCTGCTGCAGAAAAAGCTCGCCACTCTGGCCAACCAGGCCGCCCACGAATCCACTCTGCGCAACGCCGTGCTGGTGGAAAGCGTGCAGGGGCTGGAGGACATCAAACTGATGCAGGCGGAGAACCGCTTCCTCCAGCAGTGGAACAGCTACATCCGCATTACCGCCGAGTCCGGCCTGAAAACCCGCGAACTGACCCAGGGCTTAATCAGCTGGGGGATCACCATTCAGAGCCTGGTATTTGTGGTGGTGGTGCTGTTCGGCGCCCCGCTGGTGATTGAAGGTGAAATGACCACCGGGGCCATGGTCGCCGCCTCGATGCTGGCCTCAAGGATGATTGCCCCGATGGCCAACCTGTGCGGCGTGCTCGCCCGCTGGCAGCAGGTCAAAGCTGCCAAACAGGGGCTGGACAGCATCATGCAGCTGCCGGTGGAAACCCAGCGCGATGAAAACCTCATCCACAAGGACATCCTCCACGGGCACTACCTGTTTGAAAGCGCGCAGTTCAAATACCACAGCGAAGATCCGCGCATTCCGCTGCGTATTGCCCGCCTTGAGATCCAGCGCGGCGAGCGCATTGCCGTGCTCGGACGCAACGGTGCGGGTAAATCCACGCTGCTGCAGGCGCTTGCCGGCGGGGTCGATCTCGCCAGCGGCGAAGCCCGGCTCGACGATCTCGCGATGTCGCAAATCGACATGGCGGATCTGCGCCGCAACATCGGCTTCCTGAGCCAGAACGCGCGGCTGTTTTACGGCACGCTGCGGGAAAACCTCACCCTCGGTGCACCGCACGCCAGCGACGAGGCTATCTTCGAGGCGCTGGACGTGAGCGGCGCGAGCAACTTTGTGAAGCACCTGCCCAAAGGCCTGGATCACCCGATCATGGAAGGCGGCAGCGGACTTTCCGGCGGGCAGCGGCAGTCGATCCTGCTGGCGCGAATGCTGCTGCGCTCGCCCAACATCGTGTTGCTCGATGAGCCCACCGCCTCGCTGGACGACCATACCGAACGGGAATTTATTCAGCGGCTGAACCAGTGGCTCGGCCACCGCACGCTGGTCGTCGCCACCCACCGCGTGCCGGTACTCGAGCTGGTTGAACGCGTGCTGGTGCTGAAAGACGGCCAGTTGGTAATGGATGCACCGAAGGCGCAGGCGCTCGGCGCCGCAAGACCGGCACAGGCTCAGGCCCCGGCCGCCGCCCAGACACCACCGCGGGAGTGGAACAATGAAAACCAGTCAGCATGA
- a CDS encoding TolC family outer membrane protein yields the protein MGKLQPVALWLACGLFSLQASADDTPVSITTQGLAQQQELPSLDGSTALPLNAPAPGTLTLNDAVNRSVTWHPSIREAIGKLSSQSEQINVAKSKYYPQISAGMNNGYTNTYTNSGYSPSLVLSLSQMLYDFGKVASQVRAETAGEAQAQANVLVSIDTVGHDTASAMVQVQLWQQMVDIAKEQLDALTAIGRLTQERNDQGATSMSDVVQTDARIESARSQLIQYESNLDSTQATLMSQLGWTSLNKISPDFPQKLNNSCNVAKPDDRLVPAVLAAWAQANVAQANLDYANSQMTPTISLEPSVQHYLNKNYSGSEVLNRTQYSAYIRVEMPIYQGGGLTARRNAASHALEAAQSGIDRVRLDVRQKLLESRSQAISLATALQVLQRQEQLSARTRELYQQQYLDLGSRPLLDVLNAEQEVFQARFAQQQTLSQLHQLQLNCLYNTGKLRTAFGLEHRNIQSLEIQP from the coding sequence ATGGGAAAATTACAGCCTGTTGCGTTATGGCTGGCTTGCGGTCTGTTTTCACTCCAGGCCTCGGCCGACGACACGCCCGTTTCTATTACGACTCAGGGTCTGGCTCAACAACAAGAGCTGCCCTCACTCGACGGCTCAACTGCCCTCCCGCTCAATGCCCCTGCGCCTGGAACCTTAACGCTGAACGACGCGGTCAACCGCTCTGTGACCTGGCATCCCAGTATTCGAGAAGCTATCGGCAAACTGTCCAGCCAGTCCGAACAGATCAACGTCGCCAAATCCAAGTACTACCCGCAGATCAGCGCCGGGATGAACAACGGCTACACCAATACCTACACCAACAGCGGCTACAGCCCGTCGTTGGTGCTTTCTCTGTCCCAGATGCTCTACGACTTCGGCAAAGTGGCAAGCCAGGTCCGCGCGGAAACCGCCGGGGAAGCACAGGCCCAGGCCAACGTGCTGGTGAGCATTGATACCGTCGGGCACGACACCGCCTCGGCCATGGTACAGGTGCAGCTCTGGCAGCAAATGGTCGACATTGCCAAAGAGCAGCTGGACGCGCTGACCGCCATTGGCCGCCTGACCCAGGAGCGTAACGACCAGGGCGCAACCTCGATGTCCGACGTGGTGCAAACCGACGCGCGTATCGAATCGGCTCGCTCACAGCTGATCCAGTATGAATCGAACCTCGACAGCACCCAGGCGACGCTGATGAGCCAGCTCGGCTGGACCAGCCTCAACAAAATCAGCCCTGATTTCCCGCAGAAGCTGAATAACAGCTGCAACGTGGCGAAACCGGACGACCGCCTGGTGCCTGCCGTGCTCGCCGCCTGGGCGCAAGCTAACGTTGCCCAGGCCAACCTGGACTACGCCAATTCACAGATGACGCCGACCATCTCGCTGGAGCCGTCCGTCCAGCACTACCTGAACAAAAACTACTCCGGCAGCGAAGTGCTGAACCGCACGCAATACTCGGCGTATATCCGCGTTGAAATGCCGATCTACCAGGGCGGTGGCCTGACGGCGCGCCGCAACGCTGCCAGCCACGCACTGGAAGCGGCACAGTCCGGTATCGACCGGGTTCGCCTGGACGTGCGCCAGAAGCTGCTGGAATCCCGCAGCCAGGCCATTAGCCTCGCCACCGCGCTCCAGGTGCTGCAGCGCCAGGAACAGCTGAGCGCCCGCACCCGCGAACTGTACCAACAGCAGTATCTCGACCTGGGCTCCCGCCCGCTGCTGGACGTGCTCAACGCCGAGCAGGAAGTCTTCCAGGCGCGCTTCGCCCAACAACAAACGCTGAGCCAGCTCCATCAACTGCAGCTTAACTGCCTGTATAACACCGGCAAATTACGCACCGCATTTGGTCTGGAACACCGCAACATCCAGTCCCTGGAGATTCAGCCATGA